A segment of the Arachis hypogaea cultivar Tifrunner chromosome 5, arahy.Tifrunner.gnm2.J5K5, whole genome shotgun sequence genome:
TCATTTTGaaagactctctctctctctccgatAGCCCCCTCTGCCAGGACCGGCGCCACCAACAGCCTCCAAAAGATTTTCTCTTTAGTCTAACTCTTCATAACGCCGAAAATCCCCCACTCTCACTCTCCCAGCATCAAATCTCCTCTCACTCTCTCAGCCTATCACAGCGACGAAGCTCTTCCCCTTTCTCCGCCGTTGACGCCACTCCAAAACACCCTGACTCGCATGGCGCAGTAGTGCGACCCTTTCCTTTCCCTCCCCATCCTTAAAGGGCTTCTCTTTCCGTCCTCCTCCACGGCGCCACACACTAGCAGCTGCCATTGTCCTCCACACACCAACAGTCGCCGTCGTCCTCCACGCATAGCAGCAGCAAGCACAGACGGTATctgatttagaatttttttaattctttttttatttagggtttttttaatttgttttgatttaagatttttttaattctattttgatgTTTCtatgtttgaaattttgtttatgagtctgattttgaattttattttgataattgtgTTTCAAGCTGTCTTTATTATTCtgatttttaattctatttttttattttgtttcaataattctattttaatttagggttttttaaaaaatttgaaatttaagttTATCATTGGTTAAATCTGCtggtagttattaatttaattattaattaataatatattatcatCTGATTTAttggaagaaaaatataatggtAAAAATTACTAGAAAAAATTTTTCGCCAGTAATTAGCTGCGGATAAAAAAATTTGACGGTAAAAATTTATTGGCAAGATTTATGCCGTCGGATTTATTTCGATAATAATTCTAACGGTAAACATATTATCAGtgaattattttttagtaaatcCGATGGTATCCGATGAATTTCTTGTAGTGTGTATTAGGAAAATGGGTTAGTTGTAATTTGCATGTAATATTTCTTCTGTTAAAGTTTAAATTAGTCTGTAGAAAATATGTTGCTCTTCGTATtcgtctttaaaattttttatcaattatattaatcTTTTAAAGATTACAAATTAATCATGTTTGTCATTTTGTCATTCTATTAACAATTTTCATTAACGATTGATAATGTGAAATATTAACTAACCTCATGTATGACACTAATATGTCTAATTAAATGTCaatcaaatatattatttataaacatCTATCTATTtagtctctttttttttcaattatataaacCCTGATTCCGCTATAACCTAAGAGCTAAATTAatagattttcataaatatatcttATTAGCACACGTCCAATTAAATATATCATATGTCATATATGCTAACTTTCAATTAACATTTGACATTATTAATCATTGGTAACAACTATTAATAAAGTGACTcaatgacaaacataattaatttataatttttaaaaaatcaacttAATTAATAAATCTTTTTAAAGACGAATTCAAAAAACGATCCATCTTTCAACTACTAACTTGAACATTAACCCAATAACATGCTATTTAGATACTCTTTTCTAGCCAGCACCTTATGGATATATGAATTAATGGGAGGATACGGATCAAAGTGAGTGCAAGTTGCGCATATATATATTTGGTTGCCAATTATTTCAAATGCATGTACTTTGTCCATTCCTAACCTTTGTCCTAAATTGAAAGAGCAGAAACGTCAGCACTAGCAACATGCCAGGTCAGTTACGCTTTCACCAATATTGTGCCCTACCAAATGTttagatttttgttttttattttttgatataattTCTTGTATTCAATATTTTGTGTCGAAAATAATGTTCTTTTTTATCTTCATTTCTGGTTTTATTGTTTAACAAAACCTTGAAAGTTATGGTCATCAATGGAAAGAGATGAGTAGGATTTAACTCTATCTAAATTTGATGCGTATATAATTTTATTGGTTTTAAATTCGTTCTTATTCAACTTGGTAAAATAGTCAGCTgactcgtccgcttaaacaagaATCAGGTATTTAAATCCTGTCTTGTATAGACAGTAACTCATTAGTCAGCAGATTAATGCTTGACCTGTAGGTTGGGAGATACCGTggacaacttaaaaaaaattcgTTCCTATTCTATCTAGAGGTGTAGAAATGCAATCTTACCGGCCAAATAGAAAATATTGGCAATCAGCAAATTTTAGCAATTTTGGTCATCACTTAATcaatataaatatcaaattatttttgataaataaattttattgatttatatgtgtaaattttaataaatataaatataaactgtattaatttatgtgtataaattttgataaatataaatacaaattatatattttatgtatacaAACTCTTATAAATATGAGTATAAACTATTACGGACTAAGTACTGacccaaaataataatatttgttagtCATATAACATTGTTATCAACCAAATCCACAtatattctttaattttattttaactaacataACATATTTAATCTTTAATATTGTAAGCATCTACAAACACATATTAGTTacaaaaattgaaatttatatacaaatattataaaaaaagaactAAGCACATAAAGTTAACATTACACACACATAATATAGATAATATtatggtaataaaaataaaaatatcatgtaAAATACACATTCTCCTTAAAACTTTAATTACAATTTTCACTATTTACCCAACTTCACTCCTCACCAAAGAAATTCCTTAGTAATATATATCACAACAACGGCCCAAAACCATTGGTCCGACAAGTAACACTAGAAGCCCAACCTCGTTAAAAGCCCTTGCTATTCTCATCGGATGGTTCATTTACGTCAGATTTGTACAGTTTCACATTCACTCACTTCGTTATTGACTTAATTAGTTAATCAACTTTGCTAGATAATCAAGAAGTGCAACCAACTTCAACTAACTCCTATTTGAACTCCACTCGCAGTTGAGGTCTAGTTCAATTGGTTAAATTATATGTTTTTTAATATGTTGTATTTAGGTTCAAATTTTAATAAGTACACTAAGTGTTGACTATAAATCCTTAAGTATTGTGTAAGTAATTGTGTAGTATAAATGTATTGTGATACTTAAAATTGGAGGTTGTTCAATTCACtttgactaaaaaaaaaaactctactctaatatctataaaaaaaactccatagtatataaaaaatatatttaaattatataaaaaaatccaaattacaTAAAACAACATCTAaatcacataaaaaaaaattttaaattatattaaattcatTCTTAAGAGATTGTGAATATTTCTTCTTTGTAACTAAATATTTCTTTCTTTGTAAAAAAAACATTTGCATCATAAACTCTAATGTATTTCTTATTAAGAgataaaaatacatcaaaattatatcgaaatttttttaaaattatatagaaaaaaattcaaatcacATAGAAAAAAATCCAAATCACATTAAATTCATTCACAAGGGATTGtgaatgtttctttttttataaaataaaaaaacatccaCATTCTAAACCCCAATACACTTTCTACTAAGGGACGAAAAAATACTCATAAtacactaaaaaaaatttaaattatatcgaAAAATCTaaactaaatgaaaaaaaatccaaatcacATCGAAAAAATCTAAATCACAACGGAGGGAGGATGGTGATGCGAGGGAGGACGAGACAAATGTGGTGCGATGACAGAAAAGGGGAGCATGATTGTGTCACCTGCGCGCGCGCGACTTCTCCCTACGGCAATGATGTGAACAGTCGCACGTGCAGCTCGCGCTAGGACGACGACGCAGCAACAACAGCTCGACGGGGGGAGCATTAGGGCTGCACACAAATTGAATCGGATATGAGTAAAATTTTGATCCGATCTGCACTAAGATCATCAGAACGAATCGGATTCAATATCCGCGCTTTTTAGCCTAGGATTTGATCCACAAATTTACAGATCGGATCGGGTATTGGATATATTcgattacaaaataaaaaatttctagtaattaaaaaataaaaaaaattttaaaaattctcttAAAGAACCAGAATCATAATTCAAACAACAGTAGAAAAGATTAAAGAACTAAAAATTTCTTGGCTAATAGTAGTACTAAATTCAAGATAACAAGAGTGCTATGTAGAATCaaactttttttaataatagTACATCTAAATTTAATAGCGgatagaattcaaatttaaaataaaaatgaactagAATCCAAAATCTAAAACTTAAAGGAAACAGAAGCAGAACCCAAAAGCCAAAGCTTAATGAAAACAAAAGCGAAGATGCAGCATAGAAGCAGAAGGAAAAGACAAAGAAGTAGACGCAAAAATAGATGCAAAAAGAAGCAAAAGTCAAAAGTTGAAGCCCGAAACAAATGCTGAGACAAACCTCAAGAACACTGGAACAACGGAGAGGAGGAAAATGGCAAGGAGAGGACTGGGCGGCATAAAAGACTGGAGAAGAAGAATAGATGGATTGaggaagaaaggattgggcagtTTGGGCTGCCCATAGGAGGAGTGAGGAGGTGAAGACCTCTACTGTGGCGACGAGGTTGGACAATCAGATGGAAGAGCTGGCAAAAAGAGGAGGGTCAAGAGGGAGTGAGATGAGTTGGGGGAAAGGGGTTGGCGTAGCCAGAGGAGAAGGATTCGATTAGGGTTTTGTTTGAATGAGTTTTAAAAGGAGTATAtatatttctatttatttataatttttaatttaattttcggaTTTGGGATTGAATTTGCGGATACATATGTACAATCTGCGATCCAATCTTATTAGAgtgcggatcggataatatccacaATTTGCATATCGAATACGAATAAATACTGCATATTTGTGGATATTATCTGATCCATGTTCATCCCTAAGAAGCGCAATGGCTGAGGATGGTTTCGTCATCAAGGAGCGGCCACTGATCATCAGACGATGAAGTGGTGGTGCGATGGCATGTTACTTTGGTTCACGAAGAGTCCTGCATCAATGGCAGAGGGTATAGTGGCCTGCAACGATGATGGGGGTATGCAAACTCTGGTCGGTGCTGTGGTAGCACAGTGGATCAGACGAAACGGCGCAGTGTGGGGTTAGGAGTAGGGGTAGAAACAGGCCAGGATACACCAGGTCAGGCCAGGCTTTATTCTTAACAGGCCTTGCCTATCATGTAGTTAATTGGCCTGAGCCTGACCTGCATCCTGCTATAGGCTCTTTATAAAGTATTAGGGTTGATCTGTTATTCAACCTGTCCTGAgttgaagcctgttaaaaggcctaatatatttttttttacaaaaataaaaatattattaaaaaattattttttaataaaaatatttatatgtaatatgtcatatttaatatttataagaattttaattctttaaagtatttaaaatatacaaaaatatttataataaaatataataaatctaaaatattttataattttgttaataataaaaaagttatttatatatttaattatgttttaacagGTCCAGACAGATCTGACAGGCCAATAAAACTAATCAGTGAGTCTGAATTTAGCCTATTAACATATTAAGACTTTTAAAAGAGTCTAAACCTGTGCCTCTTTTATAATAAGTCAAGTCAGGCCAAACACAGGTCAGGCTGCAGGCCTGATAGGCTGTATGACCTTTTTTCACTCCTAATTAGGAGGAACAACAGTAATTAAGAGAGAGAGATTAGAATTTGTGTGAAGGTTATTTGTCTAATTCTAATTATTCAAAATCTAATTaatcataattatttaaattttaatttttaaaaatattaaaattaattattaaaaaattgttcAAATTTTGCTTGTAGTTAATTAGACATCATAATTTCTTATAGGTATTGTAGTTCCATTGATTCTTAAGATGGATCTTTCACAACCAtcacaaattaaaaaaagtgTGAATTGATCAGTTGGATAGAATTAACTCTATACCCAAATTCGAACCCTACCCGCTTTGCAATATATTGGTTTCCAATCCAATCAGATTAGATCGTAATTAATATGATTATTTAGTATCGTCctcctattaaaaataaaaataaattaaaaaataatatgttatatatattttcccTTCTTCTAATTTCTAAAGAATTGTTGGTTGATTGCCGAATTCTAAGGACATCATAGCGAAGTTAATCTGATGAAAGTGCACATGGTTTCATCAGACAGTGCAAGTTACAATGCAAGAGTGGGAGCCATTAACTTTTCTGATTGTATCTTCCTTTATTGTTGTATGTGGAGGAAGCGACATCaacatatatatatgcatgaatCATGATctacttgaatttttttttctttttttcttttttttttatccctTCAGTTTCCCCTTTTTATTGCGTATAAACAAATGTAAAAATTGAATCCATCAGCAGGTTCAATGGTCCTCCAGGCTCCAACTACTTATGCAAAAATTTATTCCACCACGTATTGTTGATCTGACATTAATCTTATTAGTTAGGCcaaattaattgattattgacTAATTTATGTCATTTAGCTTCAAAATGCCTACTTAAATACAATATAATAATTAACATCAAGAGTTTTGACAAGGCAGTAAAGCATATTATGGccctagaaaaaaaaatttattaacaacTTGAGTAGATCGAATAATTAGcttatttattcatttaaataaatgtggtgtatttgaatttttttttatgtatatattaatttaaattagtcgAATAGTTAATtcaatgtatttaaattttattttgtaaatgtaataatttattaattaataacaaatttttaaataaaactcaaatataTGATAATTAGTCTTTAacatattaaattaggatattaAATTAGGAGATaccgtgaaaaataaaaaaaatatctgatTTTGTTTTTGAGAAACAGAAATTATAAAGTGTCATTAACTTTGGTCATGCACCAATGAATTGATAATTTTCATGATCTATCAATTTCTTCACACAgatatacacataaaatttagAACCACAATATAATGAAATGTTGGCAacatattgataaaaaaaattttttaccatCTAACAGAACTTTTAGAAGAAAATTAAACGGCGTTTGAGAGAAAAAAGATTGACAGCGTTCAAAGAGATCAATCTTGTTAATTACTGTCTACTGATTACAGCTActgctggaatatatatatatatatatatatatatatatatatatatatatatatatatatatatatatatatatatatatatattttttgcctgaaatttagtccctaaaatacaaacaaaattaaaatataataatagaggCATGCTTATGATGATATGCAGTACAGTAAATTATTGTCTTTAGCTTAATCATCAccaacaattgaaaataaaatcaattttaatttgtgAGGCCATAGCTAGTGATTATTATAGGTTCTAAAATATCATTTCTATGTTCACCTTATCACTCTATATTTATCtgaatattgtttaaaaaaaaaaagaaaaaacaaataaacaagcttaTCTGACAATGCAATGAGGAAGATAATATAAGTTACTAAGGTTACATACAACCAAGCACCGAAAGaagggaaataaaaaaaaaaaagaaaaggaaaaattaaaatgctaaaaaaaaagacacaaattaaagcAATGGTAAGATTATAAGATACATAAAGATCTCTCTACCTTAGCTTCTTTTTGATGCATGTTTTGTGtcatcaaaaaaaatattatactacTGAGTGAGAGATGAAGCATTGCCATTGGAAGCAGAATTAGAAGAATTAAAGGAAGAATTGTTCTTGTGGTTATGCATCCAAACCTTGAAAACTTGTCTACTCACACCAACACTTCTACAGAACCTCTCAACTTCATCTTCAGTCTCTTTGCTAATTCTTTGAAGCTTCCAACCAATCTTCTCCGCAAACCCTAACATCTTCTCCTTCTGCTCCTCGCTGAATTTCGTCCTGAACCTCtttttgttgttgctgctgctattaatattaatattattattattagttccCATTATTATTCCTCTTTCTATGCCTTCTTCGGCTATGGCGCGCTCTTCTGAGTAGTTCATGAGCTCGTGAGCCGTGTTTGCAGTACCCTCAGAAGGGGACGCTCCGTTCTGAGGGTAATTGTTCACTTTGCGATGAAAATTGCGGTGGCAGCCACATGCTGCACACTGCAGACTATTGCTGCCACCGCTGATGTCATCCAAGGTGAACTCTCCGCAGCCGTCGGTGGCATAGCTGCCGAGGCTGGCTGCATGGTTCCTCAAGCACTCTCTATatgctgaggaagaagaagacGATGGTACTACTCCTCCTTCCATATTATAGTGCTCTCTTTCTTTGGTTCTTTGTGTTCAATTCATGTGTGTGTGTAACAAACTATATAGTAGTGAAATAAAACTATATATTTGAGGGAATGgggttatttaatttaatttgaaattacgAAAATGGGTATGGTTGGAAATGATATTCACAATGTTCCCCGTTGTGTGGACATGCTAGCAAAGTGGACAACTAGACCAATATTATCTCAACAACAATTCTATGTACAACATTAAAGGTTAAAGGGTACGGGTTAGCCTAAAATAATTAGATGTTGAAGGGACATGTATCGTAGTACCCTTAGAGAATTTGAAGTTAcaataaagaaaaacaagaagaagcaCATACACTGATACACATATAAAACTGTTGAGTAACTAGTGTTAGTCCCACgttggaaaaaaaaaagcaaagagtTTATAAGATAATAGCcactattttttatgttttaagattttaaattaaatgtgattttcttttatttttttaatctcttGCTTGATTCTTTCCGAAAACagtagaatttttaattttgagtaCACGGATATTACAAATGAGATAAGATTTGATAAGAATATCTCAATTTATGTCACTTTTTATCCACTTACCAAAAAAGTGTTCAATTGTAAACCTTAGAAGATTAGAGTATCATTTGGGGCCATTACTAAAAcattaagaaaattatttaattttttttataattttaatagttTAAATTGCTGGATGTGTGTATATATTAACAAGATAGAATTATTAATGATTGAAagtgtaataaataaatataagtatGCTTAATTATTCTTTTATATTTAACAAAACATTTGTATTATATAGTAGTATAAGAAATCAAAAGTAGAAGCAATTAATAGAGAGTGTGATTAGACAATGAGGAGTGAGGACTGCTCATATATAGTACTAACTTTTCATGGGagacaaaaaattaataactgcattttattttcttttggtgGTTATTAGACTCGATTCACATGTGATTCAGTTCatctaaacaatattttttaagttaattaaaaaaagttaacttCTGATAATATTCTGGGATTAGTTTTTGTTCTCATATGTGGAGACATATACATCTTTGATCACTCGACAGAAACTCCATAATATCATAGAATAATGTTCATATAGTTAGTTATTGTttagatatataattaattatttacggCACGTAATAATTGAATCATTATGCATAATGATTGCAAATAAACCAGCCAGCGCAGCCAACATTAACAAGCTAAGCAAAATAGTAGTATATTTTATTCTTAACAGTTGCTCACTCACATGCATGCATTCTACAATAAGCATACGTTTTGCATGTTTGGTCCCTTTTCCCtttatttaaaactaattatCAATGTTACGTTGGTGCTATATTGTACAAGCTATAAACCCTAAGTCTATGGTTAGATTATGCATTTTTCTTGGGAATATTAGGATAAGTCTTCTTTTAAGACATGATTCTATAAATAGGCTAAAGGTGGTGACTaacttctaaattttttaaacaataccagaattaaaattttatgttcaAATTCTATGTTATGTAtggaataataaatttagaaagatCCATCTAAGACtggatattaaattttaaaaaaattatgatttttttttgtggagATAATTTTTTCACTAGCAAAAaattctttattgtgcattataaTCATTCAAATTTTTGTAGTTATCATTCTGACTATtattctttaacccttttctaaattGAAAGTTTCCACTCTCAACCAAAGGATTGACCCAACTTAGGATCTAGATTAGCACTTCCGTAGCATCTTCCATTTTCGTGTTATACTAATTTTCACATGTTAATCCAAATAGATTATGTATTCAATTCATGTGAAATGGGCATGAAAAGAGGGGAAAAAAAGGGGCTCTAATTCTATGAATCCTCTAATTGTAATTATGATGTCATGATAGGGGCTTTTGTGTCCAAACAAGTTAAGAGGGAAAAACTAAAAGGGCTTTGAGTGGACCCGTTAGAGTATGGGCTTTCATCTCATAATTCACTTTGGAAAGCACAAAATAATTTTGGGAATTTCATAATTTTGCATACGACATTCACTTTTTGGCCTTTTGCACTGTCTCAGGAAATTTACTGTATATCTATCACTTCTACCAAAAAGTGGCTGTACTCCATTTTCATCACCTTATATTCGTTTTTCTGAACATGTTTGTTGTACATCACTATAGGCTATAGTGGTAATTAAGCAactgacatttttgaaaaattaaaaaaaccaaTGTATATAATTTTTAGACAATATATAAGTTtactatttaaatattattttaattttaatggtcaaataataacaacaaagagGATTATATGGAGGTCTCCTAAATCTTATCTACATTACTTGGTTCCTATTAAGGTTCtgcaagataattttttttaatagcgAAATATTCGTATGATAGaaactaaaaaacaaaagaaaagatcaaggcttttattttcatttacttTGAGGGGTAAAAGTCGGtgaattaattttcaattattttcttttctttctttttttttcccctgACGTGCAACAAATAATAAAGTGTGAAAAATAGGAAATTTTACAATGGGTTTCTTATACGGTAATAATGTGGACTTCTTGGTAGAAGTTATATATGTCCATTCTTGTTTTGTTCCAAATTCTTTTATTATTGCATTGTTAGCATTTAGCATGCTTAAACAAACACTaccaaaaaaaatcatttttaacaacaataaaaatagtCGCTAATATATTTAACAGCAATtataaattacttattttatattttgtcacTAAAAAATTTTAGCGATGATTATACAATTATCAATAAAGATCTTTTAAATGGTCACAAAAAATATGTAATTCTCATTTTAACACATAATAATAACAGCAAAATATAATTGCATAAGTTAAATAAAACATACagtgattattatattattatcattaaaaataatttttattgcaCTGAAGAGGTTGTAAATTGTAGTGAAATAATAAATCATATGTTTTGGTTTTGCaaagtatatgtatattaaattaattttggaaaaagatttggggTCCTCTTTTTTGGGTATGTCTAAAATAAACACAATAATTTTGTGCTTATTGAATATGCTTTATTGTTATAAACTATTAGATTTcattaaatataaatcaaaagcTATTAtaaaaaagaaccttgataaaccataaaaaatataGAAGACATTAGACATtattagtacataaataaataaatatcttttgatatacaatattttaaataagaaacattatttttatttttaaataataaagataaaacatataaatataaaaaatataaatttttttatttattaagatgaACAATTATCAtgcaatataaatttttataatattaaaaaatcatattaaaataatattcttaactacaacataaaaatataaataatttagattgttatattaaaattttattaaataattactttgttaaaaatattattatataaatttttattgaaatatttataaagatataatttatttaaaagtgtAGCTTCCGACAaggtataaatattattatatatttaataataaatattattatataaattaaaagtgtaattatgttaataaatattattatatatatttaataataaattacgtcaataaatattttaagagtgtAGCTTCCGACAAAAGGAAACAGGAATGAGAATGTTGcaggaaattattttaaatatatttattaacgtaattagttaataaaaatattattatataatataaatttttattgaaatatttcCGACAAAAGAAAACAGGAATggaaatttattaactaattacttcAATAAATATTCtaataagttatatttttatagatattattttaatataattttttaatattataaaaaaatttattgtatgATAATTGTTgatcttaataaataaaagaatatttatattttttgtatttatatttttatatttattatttgaaaataaaaaattatattttttatgtaaagaattatattttaaaatatatttatttatttatatactagtAATGTTTAGcgtattctatatttattataacttatcaatattctttttttatagtagttttttatttatatttaataaaatctaataatttataataataaagcaCATTCAAT
Coding sequences within it:
- the LOC112802403 gene encoding zinc-finger homeodomain protein 4, with translation MEGGVVPSSSSSSAYRECLRNHAASLGSYATDGCGEFTLDDISGGSNSLQCAACGCHRNFHRKVNNYPQNGASPSEGTANTAHELMNYSEERAIAEEGIERGIIMGTNNNNININSSSNNKKRFRTKFSEEQKEKMLGFAEKIGWKLQRISKETEDEVERFCRSVGVSRQVFKVWMHNHKNNSSFNSSNSASNGNASSLTQ